The Enterobacter asburiae genome window below encodes:
- a CDS encoding IS1-like element IS1A family transposase (programmed frameshift), translated as MASVSISCPSCSATDGVVRNGKSTAGHQRYLCSHCRKTWQLQFTYTASQPGTHQKIIDMAMNGVGCRATARIMGVGLNTILRHFKKLRPQSVTSRIQPGSDVIVCAEMDEQWGYVGAKSRQRWLFYAYDRLRKTVVAHVFGERTMATLGRLMSLLSPFDVVIWMTDGWPLYESRLKGKLHVISKRYTQRIERHNLNLRQHLARLGRKSLSFSKSVELHDKVIGHYLNIKHYQ; from the exons GTGGCTTCTGTTTCTATCAGCTGTCCCTCCTGTTCAGCTACTGACGGGGTGGTGCGTAACGGTAAAAGTACTGCCGGACATCAGCGCTATCTCTGCTCTCACTGCCGTAAAACATGGCAGTTACAGTTCACATACACCGCCTCTCAACCCGGTACGCACCAGAAAATCATTGATATGGCCATGAATGGCGTTGGATGCCGGGCAACCGCCCGCATTATGGGCGTTGGCCTCAACACGATTTTACGTCACT TTAAAAAACTCAGGCCGCAGTCGGTAACCTCGCGCATACAGCCGGGCAGTGACGTCATCGTCTGCGCGGAAATGGACGAACAGTGGGGCTACGTCGGGGCTAAATCGCGCCAGCGCTGGCTGTTTTACGCGTATGACAGGCTCCGGAAGACGGTTGTTGCGCACGTATTCGGTGAACGCACTATGGCGACGCTGGGGCGTCTTATGAGCCTGCTGTCACCCTTTGACGTGGTGATATGGATGACGGATGGCTGGCCGCTGTATGAATCCCGCCTGAAGGGAAAGCTGCACGTAATCAGCAAGCGATATACGCAGCGAATTGAGCGGCATAACCTGAATCTGAGGCAGCACCTGGCACGGCTGGGACGGAAGTCGCTGTCGTTCTCAAAATCGGTGGAGCTGCATGATAAAGTCATCGGGCATTATCTGAACATAAAACACTATCAATAA
- the cspE gene encoding transcription antiterminator/RNA stability regulator CspE encodes MSKIKGNVKWFNESKGFGFITPEDGSKDVFVHFSAIQSNGFKTLAEGQRVEFEITNGAKGPSAANVIAL; translated from the coding sequence ATGTCTAAGATTAAAGGTAACGTTAAGTGGTTTAATGAGTCCAAAGGATTCGGTTTCATTACTCCTGAAGATGGCAGCAAAGACGTGTTCGTACACTTCTCTGCAATCCAGTCTAATGGTTTCAAAACTCTGGCTGAAGGTCAGCGTGTAGAGTTCGAAATCACTAACGGTGCCAAAGGCCCTTCTGCTGCTAACGTAATCGCTCTGTAA
- the crcB gene encoding fluoride efflux transporter CrcB produces the protein MLQLLLAVFIGGGTGSVARWFLSMRFNPLHQAIPMGTLAANLIGAFIIGMGLAWFNRMTHIDPMWKVLITTGFCGGLTTFSTFSAETVFLFQEGRIGWALMNMAINMFGSFAMTGIAFWLFSSASAH, from the coding sequence GTGTTACAACTACTTTTAGCCGTTTTTATTGGTGGGGGAACGGGTAGCGTTGCGCGATGGTTTCTGAGTATGCGGTTTAACCCCCTGCATCAGGCGATTCCTATGGGGACACTTGCCGCAAACCTGATTGGCGCCTTTATCATCGGCATGGGGCTGGCCTGGTTTAACCGAATGACGCACATCGACCCAATGTGGAAGGTATTGATTACCACCGGATTCTGCGGTGGATTAACCACCTTCTCAACCTTTTCTGCGGAAACGGTATTTCTCTTTCAGGAAGGCCGTATCGGCTGGGCGCTGATGAATATGGCGATCAATATGTTCGGCTCGTTTGCGATGACGGGGATCGCATTTTGGCTATTTTCTTCCGCAAGCGCGCATTAA
- a CDS encoding deaminated glutathione amidase — MYVAVGQFVVTPDWRENALTCVELMMQARQKGASLLVLPEALLARDDNDPDLSVKSAQPLDGEFLQLLLAQSAGNTMTTILTIHIPSTPGRAVNTLVAIRNGTIVARYAKLHLYDAFSIQESRRVDPGDGIPPLLEIDGFKIGLMTCYDLRFPELALHLALQGADVLVLPAAWVRGPLKEHHWATLLAARALDTTCYVVAAGECGTKNIGQSRVVDPLGVTIAAAAEAPHLLVAEINLERIALARQQLPVLRNRRFAPPQLL; from the coding sequence ATGTATGTAGCGGTAGGGCAATTTGTGGTCACGCCTGACTGGCGTGAAAATGCGCTCACGTGCGTCGAACTGATGATGCAGGCCCGGCAGAAAGGCGCGTCGCTGCTGGTTCTCCCCGAGGCGCTGCTGGCCAGGGATGATAATGACCCGGATTTATCCGTGAAGTCCGCGCAGCCGCTGGACGGCGAATTTTTGCAGCTGCTGCTTGCCCAGAGCGCGGGCAATACGATGACGACGATTTTAACGATCCATATACCCTCAACGCCGGGTCGGGCAGTCAATACGCTGGTGGCGATTCGTAACGGGACCATCGTCGCACGCTACGCCAAGCTTCATCTCTATGATGCGTTCAGCATTCAGGAGTCGCGTCGCGTTGACCCCGGAGACGGTATCCCCCCGCTGCTGGAGATTGACGGATTTAAGATCGGGCTGATGACGTGCTATGACCTGCGTTTCCCCGAGCTGGCGCTGCATCTGGCGCTACAGGGGGCGGACGTACTGGTGCTGCCTGCCGCGTGGGTCAGAGGGCCGTTAAAAGAGCACCACTGGGCAACGCTACTTGCGGCGCGCGCGCTGGATACAACCTGCTATGTCGTTGCCGCAGGGGAATGTGGCACGAAAAACATCGGGCAAAGCAGGGTGGTTGATCCGCTGGGGGTGACGATCGCCGCCGCCGCTGAAGCCCCGCATTTGCTGGTGGCGGAGATAAACTTAGAGAGAATTGCGCTTGCGCGTCAGCAATTACCCGTTCTTCGCAATCGTCGGTTTGCGCCACCGCAATTATTGTGA
- the tatE gene encoding twin-arginine translocase subunit TatE gives MGEISITKLLVVAALVVLLFGTKKLRTLGGDLGAAIKGFKKAMNDDDAAAKKSAEDDVPADKLSHKE, from the coding sequence ATGGGTGAGATTAGTATTACCAAACTGCTGGTGGTTGCCGCACTGGTCGTCCTGCTGTTTGGTACCAAGAAGTTACGCACGCTGGGTGGTGACCTGGGGGCTGCCATCAAAGGCTTTAAGAAAGCGATGAACGATGATGATGCAGCGGCGAAGAAAAGCGCCGAGGATGACGTCCCGGCAGACAAGCTTTCTCACAAAGAGTGA
- the lipA gene encoding lipoyl synthase, which yields MSKPIVMERGVKYRDADKMALIPVKNVATEREALLRKPEWMKIKLPADSSRIQGIKAAMRKNGLHSVCEEASCPNLAECFNHGTATFMILGAICTRRCPFCDVAHGRPVAPDANEPQKLAQTIADMALRYVVITSVDRDDLRDGGAQHFADCITAIREKSPNIKIETLVPDFRGRMDRALDILTATPPDVFNHNLENVPRLYRQVRPGADYNWSLKLLERFKEAHPHIPTKSGLMVGLGETNDEIIEVMRDLRRHGVTMLTLGQYLQPSRHHLPVQRYVSPDEFDEMKAEAMAMGFTHAACGPFVRSSYHADMQAKGEEVK from the coding sequence ATGAGTAAACCCATTGTGATGGAACGCGGTGTTAAATACCGCGATGCCGATAAAATGGCCCTTATCCCGGTTAAAAACGTGGCTACAGAGCGCGAGGCGCTGTTAAGAAAACCGGAATGGATGAAAATCAAACTTCCGGCCGACTCTTCGCGTATCCAGGGGATCAAAGCGGCGATGCGCAAGAATGGCCTTCACTCCGTCTGTGAAGAAGCCTCTTGCCCGAACCTTGCTGAATGTTTCAATCACGGTACCGCGACGTTTATGATTCTGGGTGCTATCTGCACCCGCCGCTGCCCGTTCTGCGATGTTGCTCATGGCCGTCCAGTCGCGCCTGATGCTAACGAACCCCAGAAACTGGCGCAGACCATCGCCGACATGGCGCTGCGTTATGTGGTTATCACGTCAGTTGACCGTGACGACCTGCGTGACGGCGGTGCTCAGCACTTCGCCGACTGCATTACGGCCATTCGCGAGAAAAGCCCTAACATTAAAATCGAGACGCTGGTCCCTGACTTCCGCGGCCGTATGGACCGCGCGCTGGATATCCTGACCGCAACGCCGCCAGATGTGTTTAACCACAACCTGGAGAACGTGCCGCGTCTTTACCGTCAGGTCCGTCCTGGCGCTGACTATAACTGGTCCCTGAAACTGCTGGAGCGTTTCAAAGAAGCGCATCCGCATATTCCGACCAAGTCTGGTCTGATGGTGGGCCTGGGTGAAACCAATGATGAAATCATCGAGGTGATGCGCGATCTTCGCCGCCACGGTGTGACCATGTTGACCCTGGGACAATATCTGCAGCCAAGCCGCCACCACCTGCCGGTACAGCGCTACGTGAGCCCGGACGAATTCGATGAAATGAAAGCCGAAGCGATGGCGATGGGCTTTACCCATGCTGCCTGCGGCCCATTCGTTCGCTCCTCATACCATGCCGATATGCAGGCTAAAGGCGAAGAAGTTAAATAA
- a CDS encoding XRE family transcriptional regulator: MSYTEKDPQNENGPKVPLSDNQKGTTFSDRLRKAIDGKSIRQFAADCGISYGAMHKYFAGHTQPTLDNLVVLARTAGVSIEWLATGEQSSTGTNLISRPATPPSTAINDVHGNEVDLEEFIFVPRYNVTASAGYGAWNDDETPMFTVSFRRYWVVNHLKADPKQLSVISVQGDSMEGVLNDKDIILVNHGDREPREGIYVLRLDGQLIVKRVQRLPGAQLIVTSTNPVYKPFNIDLNNVPSDFCIVGKVVWYGRVI; this comes from the coding sequence ATGAGTTATACAGAAAAGGATCCGCAGAACGAAAACGGCCCAAAAGTTCCTTTAAGTGATAATCAAAAAGGAACCACTTTTAGCGACAGGTTGCGGAAAGCGATAGACGGCAAGAGCATCCGTCAATTTGCGGCTGATTGCGGAATTAGTTATGGGGCGATGCATAAGTACTTTGCTGGCCACACACAACCGACACTGGACAACTTAGTTGTGCTGGCCCGTACAGCTGGAGTGAGTATCGAATGGCTTGCTACGGGTGAGCAGAGCAGTACTGGTACCAATTTAATTTCAAGGCCAGCAACTCCACCAAGTACAGCCATAAATGATGTGCATGGAAATGAAGTTGATTTAGAAGAGTTCATTTTTGTGCCGCGCTATAACGTGACTGCGTCTGCGGGCTACGGTGCTTGGAATGATGATGAAACGCCTATGTTCACGGTATCATTTAGACGTTATTGGGTGGTTAATCATTTAAAGGCTGATCCCAAACAGCTGTCTGTTATCAGCGTGCAAGGCGACTCGATGGAAGGCGTCCTGAACGACAAAGATATCATCCTTGTAAATCATGGTGATCGGGAACCTAGAGAGGGAATCTATGTATTGCGACTCGATGGACAATTAATCGTAAAACGAGTGCAGCGCTTGCCAGGAGCACAACTCATTGTTACGAGCACAAACCCGGTTTACAAGCCGTTCAACATTGACCTTAACAATGTCCCATCGGATTTTTGTATTGTTGGCAAAGTGGTCTGGTATGGGCGGGTCATTTAA
- a CDS encoding helix-turn-helix domain-containing protein produces the protein MYKRVESQKTSTNGITSCDWHRADIIAELRKKGTTLAGLSRNAGLNARTLNNALDRKYPKGERIIASAIGVEPSVIWPSRYCEVL, from the coding sequence ATGTATAAACGAGTAGAATCTCAGAAAACATCAACAAATGGAATCACTTCTTGTGATTGGCATCGTGCTGACATCATTGCCGAGTTACGTAAGAAAGGGACCACCCTGGCTGGTTTATCCCGTAACGCTGGTTTAAATGCCCGCACTCTCAATAACGCTTTAGACCGTAAATACCCTAAGGGTGAGCGCATTATTGCTTCCGCAATAGGCGTTGAACCGTCGGTTATCTGGCCTTCAAGATATTGTGAGGTGCTGTGA
- a CDS encoding Mu transposase C-terminal domain-containing protein, which yields MWSTVSELAGCAGVPATERGCRKFLDNLASKNPSMRRKRTGTKAFEYHIDSLPIVTQEELKNRYYKEILSTQQVSTKETKTSSNIGSSDNGKLALIRQCPALLEREVGSLTDKQKEIADARAVLAMEVEKLRDAGMSRTAAVNYISIESRKGTLPAHLLKAAEMANARKGSSRAGVGTRSLQEWLTIFESTKPGVERMAMLAPGHLKAKKPEQITWLPAFLAHWRNRKGPSLREAYRDFQEEWSVIYADQPAMAAACPSYDAVRRAMEKLPRREKARGRVSGSAALAYECFQKRDWSLMPVNGCWIADGKSLEMKVAHPDHGRPFTPELTLIIDGRTRFITGWSLALSESVIAVADAYRYAMRHFGKPLFVYSDNGGGETNKTLDADVTGIFSRLGIEHPTSIPGRPQSRGIIERLNKGVPRRVAMQFDTFSGDSADREHARITSRAIQSAIKAQENGRELTPVQRNALGKLPSWQQLLDAIASEVDAYNNTHEHRELPKRNGRHMTPAAYRRAVLEAEGDDIEYLTDVELREAFMPEMVRTAQRGWLRLFNNDYFSEELIQVDSEEVRVAFDIHDPSSVIVRRMDGTYVCTAIWNGNKRAAIPVSAMDVAVEKRRQRRLNRIEDKRQEIEAEGRSVLPGQRFDDLGSFIPAEFSRITEEEHYFFLETDREEYLKKTGNTR from the coding sequence ATGTGGTCGACGGTATCTGAGTTAGCTGGATGTGCTGGTGTACCAGCAACAGAGAGAGGTTGTCGGAAATTTTTGGACAATCTTGCATCCAAGAATCCATCAATGAGAAGAAAACGCACTGGTACAAAAGCGTTTGAATACCACATTGATTCGTTACCGATTGTGACTCAGGAAGAATTAAAGAACCGTTATTACAAAGAAATATTATCAACTCAACAGGTAAGTACAAAAGAAACCAAAACCAGTTCGAATATAGGTTCATCTGATAACGGTAAACTTGCTCTGATTCGCCAGTGCCCGGCTCTTCTTGAGCGTGAAGTGGGCTCTCTGACTGATAAACAGAAAGAGATCGCCGATGCTCGTGCTGTTCTGGCAATGGAAGTGGAGAAACTGCGCGATGCCGGGATGTCCCGTACCGCAGCGGTTAACTACATCTCTATCGAGTCTCGTAAAGGTACACTGCCTGCACATCTGCTTAAGGCTGCTGAGATGGCCAATGCCCGCAAAGGCTCCAGCCGTGCCGGTGTTGGTACCCGTAGCCTCCAGGAATGGCTGACCATTTTTGAATCCACAAAGCCAGGCGTTGAGCGTATGGCCATGCTGGCCCCTGGCCATCTTAAAGCGAAGAAGCCTGAGCAGATTACCTGGCTCCCGGCGTTCCTTGCTCACTGGCGTAACCGCAAAGGCCCAAGCCTGCGCGAGGCATACCGGGATTTCCAGGAGGAATGGTCTGTTATCTATGCTGACCAGCCTGCAATGGCTGCTGCATGTCCCTCTTATGATGCCGTTCGTCGGGCCATGGAGAAGCTGCCACGTCGCGAGAAAGCTCGTGGCCGCGTAAGTGGCTCTGCTGCGCTGGCTTATGAATGCTTCCAGAAGCGTGACTGGTCCCTTATGCCGGTTAATGGCTGCTGGATTGCGGATGGTAAATCTCTTGAGATGAAAGTGGCACACCCTGACCATGGTCGCCCGTTCACTCCTGAGCTGACGTTAATTATTGATGGCCGGACACGCTTTATTACGGGCTGGAGCCTGGCACTTTCAGAAAGCGTTATTGCTGTTGCTGATGCCTACCGTTACGCCATGCGTCATTTCGGAAAACCGTTATTTGTGTATTCCGATAACGGCGGCGGTGAAACAAACAAAACGCTTGATGCCGATGTGACGGGTATTTTCAGCCGCCTTGGTATTGAGCACCCGACCAGTATTCCGGGACGTCCTCAGTCTCGCGGCATCATCGAACGGCTTAACAAGGGTGTTCCCCGCCGTGTGGCCATGCAGTTCGATACGTTCAGCGGCGACAGTGCTGATCGGGAGCATGCCCGCATCACGTCGCGTGCAATCCAGTCAGCCATCAAGGCGCAGGAGAACGGACGGGAGCTGACACCTGTACAGCGTAATGCCCTGGGTAAATTGCCCTCCTGGCAGCAGCTGCTTGACGCAATCGCCAGCGAAGTTGACGCATACAACAACACGCATGAACACCGCGAACTTCCAAAACGTAACGGGCGTCACATGACTCCGGCTGCCTATCGTCGGGCCGTTCTTGAAGCTGAAGGTGACGATATTGAATATCTGACTGATGTTGAGCTGCGTGAAGCCTTTATGCCGGAGATGGTGCGTACCGCTCAGCGTGGCTGGTTGCGTCTGTTTAACAACGACTACTTCTCTGAAGAATTGATCCAGGTGGATAGCGAAGAGGTTCGCGTGGCTTTCGATATTCACGATCCCTCTTCCGTTATCGTTCGCCGGATGGATGGTACCTACGTCTGTACTGCGATCTGGAACGGTAATAAACGTGCAGCAATACCGGTGAGCGCAATGGATGTGGCAGTTGAGAAACGCCGCCAGCGCCGCCTCAACCGTATTGAAGACAAACGCCAGGAAATTGAGGCAGAGGGCCGCTCTGTATTACCGGGCCAGCGCTTCGACGATCTGGGGAGCTTTATCCCGGCTGAATTCAGCCGGATTACGGAAGAAGAACATTATTTCTTCCTCGAAACCGACCGTGAAGAATATCTGAAAAAAACCGGTAATACCCGGTAA
- a CDS encoding AAA family ATPase — protein MSLQTELNELMSRKGYSQTQVARAFGKSPAVVNQYLQGKYQGDVDSIDELARSFIAREADKEKSRRITPRYIPTVTSRKGIEVIRLAHLDGEINVLYGAAGLGKTMILREYASRHRDALLIEADPGYTARVVLEELCGLLGLSKRGNMHELSEACIAALRDSGRLLMVDEAENLPYRALETLRRIHDKAGIGVVLAGMPRLIINLKGKRGEYQQLFSRVGLALNIGESLPQADISDIAISMLPDAENPDVSEALFRASNGNARRLFKLVRGVSRHSDISGHAVSAGAVRKFAEMLIN, from the coding sequence ATGAGCCTACAAACAGAACTGAATGAACTTATGTCCCGCAAGGGTTACAGCCAGACACAGGTGGCCCGCGCTTTTGGTAAAAGCCCGGCAGTGGTTAATCAGTACCTGCAGGGAAAATATCAGGGTGATGTGGACAGCATCGACGAGCTGGCTCGCAGCTTCATTGCCCGCGAAGCCGACAAGGAAAAATCGCGTCGCATCACGCCGCGCTATATCCCCACAGTGACCTCCCGCAAGGGGATCGAGGTCATTCGCCTGGCGCACCTGGATGGTGAGATTAACGTTCTCTATGGCGCTGCTGGCCTGGGTAAAACCATGATTTTGCGTGAATACGCGTCCAGGCATCGTGATGCGCTGCTGATAGAGGCCGACCCCGGCTATACCGCCCGTGTTGTGCTCGAAGAGCTGTGTGGGCTGCTTGGCCTCAGCAAACGCGGCAACATGCATGAACTCAGCGAAGCCTGCATTGCTGCCCTGCGTGATTCAGGTCGCCTCCTGATGGTCGATGAGGCTGAGAACCTTCCATACCGTGCGCTGGAAACACTGCGCCGCATCCACGACAAAGCCGGTATCGGTGTCGTTCTGGCCGGGATGCCTCGCCTCATTATCAACCTTAAAGGCAAGCGCGGTGAGTATCAGCAGCTTTTCAGCCGCGTGGGTCTGGCGCTCAACATCGGCGAATCCCTGCCGCAGGCCGATATCAGCGATATCGCGATCAGTATGCTGCCGGATGCTGAGAACCCTGACGTATCTGAGGCGCTATTCCGGGCGAGCAACGGAAACGCCAGACGTCTTTTCAAACTGGTGCGCGGTGTCAGCCGTCACAGCGATATCAGTGGCCATGCAGTCAGCGCAGGCGCTGTCCGCAAGTTCGCAGAAATGCTCATTAACTGA
- a CDS encoding DUF3164 family protein codes for MSTENKQFTEKTAPEGYWIDAKGVLTPVSLIKDTDQMRDDLVRSIVEKATALSAALAEFKLSGFSDIGAFVDISASQYGVNLGGKKGNVTLYSYDGRYKVQRAMQDRIAFDERLQAAKSLIDECLADWTENARPEIRAIITRAFQTEKEGEVNTGAVLALRRLDITDVRWVKAMEAIGEAVQVVGSRSYIRVYERVGESDQYRAIPLDIAGVGV; via the coding sequence ATGTCCACTGAAAACAAGCAATTCACTGAAAAAACAGCGCCAGAGGGTTACTGGATTGACGCCAAGGGCGTACTGACCCCTGTCAGTCTGATTAAAGATACCGACCAGATGCGTGACGATCTGGTGCGTAGCATCGTCGAAAAAGCGACAGCCCTGAGTGCTGCACTGGCAGAGTTCAAGCTTAGCGGCTTTTCCGATATCGGAGCCTTCGTTGATATCTCCGCCAGTCAGTACGGCGTCAACCTGGGCGGTAAAAAAGGTAACGTCACGCTCTACAGCTATGATGGCCGCTATAAGGTTCAGCGTGCCATGCAGGACCGTATCGCATTTGACGAGCGCCTGCAGGCTGCTAAATCGCTGATTGATGAATGTCTGGCAGACTGGACCGAGAATGCCCGCCCGGAGATTCGCGCCATCATCACCCGTGCATTCCAGACGGAAAAAGAAGGTGAAGTGAATACCGGCGCTGTACTTGCCCTGCGCCGCCTCGATATTACAGACGTTCGCTGGGTCAAGGCGATGGAGGCTATCGGCGAGGCCGTTCAGGTTGTCGGAAGCCGCTCTTATATCCGTGTTTATGAGCGCGTTGGTGAAAGCGATCAGTATCGCGCAATTCCTCTCGATATCGCTGGCGTGGGGGTGTGA
- a CDS encoding ANR family transcriptional regulator has product MAILFDRAKAGKPCSPFMSYATSAVIAEQNGEFQRAADSWKLAFSLAKLEVNSIYAASRMEFCRHAAHRGWGVPYES; this is encoded by the coding sequence ATGGCCATTCTGTTTGATCGTGCTAAAGCGGGCAAGCCTTGCAGCCCATTCATGTCGTATGCAACCAGCGCTGTCATTGCCGAACAGAACGGCGAGTTTCAGCGGGCGGCGGATTCATGGAAGCTGGCATTCAGTCTGGCAAAACTGGAGGTGAACTCAATTTATGCGGCTTCGCGTATGGAATTCTGCCGCCACGCTGCGCATCGCGGATGGGGAGTACCGTATGAAAGCTAA
- a CDS encoding DUF2786 domain-containing protein — protein sequence MENKEKYIQRIKKLLAMARNNSSVEEAALALRRAQCLMETHKLTEADADLMDINEASTQKAPSHAEKMPEYMAILAEMVARVFGVKFYTSHGTEQWGKPAKRTIHYYGPDERPQIAAYSFEVLGKQLAKARRDYLSTLRKNIKQATKVARADTFCSAWVNGAYAVVSDFAVTEAETTLMECYRSRKLSEGMKKLEPRKPGKARGTDKAENEGYLAGRNAQLHHAVSSSANKCEQIGVTK from the coding sequence ATGGAAAATAAAGAGAAATATATCCAGAGAATTAAAAAACTGCTCGCGATGGCGCGTAATAACTCCAGCGTCGAAGAAGCAGCACTTGCCCTCCGCCGCGCTCAGTGTCTGATGGAAACCCACAAGCTGACTGAGGCTGATGCTGATTTGATGGATATCAATGAAGCTTCTACCCAGAAGGCCCCCTCTCATGCTGAGAAGATGCCGGAATATATGGCAATACTGGCAGAGATGGTCGCCCGCGTTTTTGGCGTGAAGTTTTACACCAGCCATGGCACTGAGCAGTGGGGCAAGCCAGCAAAACGCACCATACACTATTACGGCCCCGACGAACGCCCTCAGATAGCGGCATATTCATTCGAAGTCCTGGGTAAGCAACTGGCGAAAGCCCGCCGAGATTACCTCTCCACATTACGCAAGAACATCAAACAGGCCACAAAAGTTGCCCGCGCCGATACCTTCTGCTCCGCCTGGGTCAACGGTGCTTATGCCGTTGTCAGTGATTTCGCCGTCACGGAGGCGGAGACAACTCTGATGGAGTGCTACCGCAGCAGGAAATTAAGTGAAGGAATGAAAAAGCTGGAGCCGCGTAAACCCGGCAAAGCCAGGGGAACGGATAAGGCGGAAAACGAGGGGTATCTGGCTGGCCGCAATGCGCAGCTGCATCACGCGGTAAGCAGTTCAGCTAATAAATGCGAACAGATCGGAGTAACAAAATGA
- a CDS encoding DUF4406 domain-containing protein, with protein MSELPRKPVVFIAGPMTGYHNFNRDEFNAEARILEERGFTVLNPAILPDGLQHEQYLQITLSMLEQADGVFLLNGWEKSTGATREFDRACELGLLFLYQSWESVSIAIHRKLHPLAEVSYA; from the coding sequence ATGAGCGAACTACCGCGTAAACCTGTCGTTTTCATAGCAGGGCCGATGACCGGTTATCACAACTTTAACCGTGATGAATTCAACGCTGAGGCTCGCATCCTGGAAGAACGCGGCTTTACCGTTCTCAATCCGGCCATTCTTCCTGACGGCTTGCAGCATGAGCAGTACCTGCAAATTACATTGTCCATGCTTGAGCAGGCTGATGGTGTTTTCCTCCTGAACGGGTGGGAAAAGAGTACCGGCGCTACCAGAGAGTTTGATCGCGCCTGTGAGCTGGGCCTGCTGTTCCTTTACCAGAGCTGGGAAAGTGTGTCGATTGCGATCCACCGTAAGCTTCACCCATTAGCGGAGGTGAGTTATGCATAG